Genomic DNA from Persephonella sp.:
AGAGGAGGCTGAAAGGGATCTGATTGATTTTATTGAGAAGCTCAGAAGCTACAGGCTGATTTAGGAGGAACACAATGGATCAGATAATAGTAGGTGTTTCCGGGATAAATGCTGTTGATAATCCGGGTCCTGGTATAGGTGTTGCAAAAAGTCTGAAAGAAGACAAAGACCTGAACATAAAAATAGTTGGTCTTGCTTATGATGCAATGGAGCCGGGTATTTATATGGACTGGATTGTGGACAAATCATTTATCATGCCCTATCCATCAGGAGGTCATGATGCATTCATAAACAGGCTTTACTACATAAAAGAAACTTATGGGCTTGATTTTGTTCTTCCTGTTTTAGATGCTGAGCTACCTGTTTATATAAAATATGCAGATGAGCTTGAGAAAAATGGAATAAAAACATTTCTACCTACATTAGAGCAGTTTAAACTGAGAGGAAAAGATAGACTTACAGAGATAGCACAAAACATAGGAATAGATATTCCCAAATCAGAGGTGGTTACATCTTATGATGAACTTATAAAAGCTGTTGAAAAAATAGGACTTCCTGTTATGGTAAAAGGGGCTTTCTATAAAGCATATAGGGCTTACACAACACAGGAGGCTGTCAGCTACTATAACAAAATTGTTGCCCAGTGGGGATACCCTATCATAGTTCAGCAGGTCGTATCAGGAGAAGAGATGAATGTTGTTGCGGCTGGAGATGGGGAAGGAAACTCACTTGGTATGGTTGGAATAAAAAAGATGTGGATCACAGAACTGGGGAAGATATGGACAGGCGTAACGATAAAAAATGAAAAAATGCTGTCAGCAGCAAAAAAGTTTATTGAGGTATACAAATGGCGTGGAGCTTTTGAGCTTGAGTGTATAGTGGACATAGAAAACGACAAAGTTTATCTTATTGAGATTAACCCCCGTTTTCCTGCCTGGTCGTATTTTGCAACAGGTGTTGGAATAAACATAG
This window encodes:
- a CDS encoding ATP-grasp domain-containing protein, yielding MDQIIVGVSGINAVDNPGPGIGVAKSLKEDKDLNIKIVGLAYDAMEPGIYMDWIVDKSFIMPYPSGGHDAFINRLYYIKETYGLDFVLPVLDAELPVYIKYADELEKNGIKTFLPTLEQFKLRGKDRLTEIAQNIGIDIPKSEVVTSYDELIKAVEKIGLPVMVKGAFYKAYRAYTTQEAVSYYNKIVAQWGYPIIVQQVVSGEEMNVVAAGDGEGNSLGMVGIKKMWITELGKIWTGVTIKNEKMLSAAKKFIEVYKWRGAFELECIVDIENDKVYLIEINPRFPAWSYFATGVGINIASNIVRKAFDLPVIDYPDYEAGKLYVRFTDDLVTDMERFQRIITRGES